From the Deinococcus radiophilus genome, one window contains:
- a CDS encoding cupin domain-containing protein encodes MTNYKVSTGETTHGENGEHHLVKGEQSAMRLWHREEPADTQDKQPHANDYETLGYVVSGRVELMVDGKTYSLEAGDSYLVPRGKEHTYRVTETLTAVEVISPAQ; translated from the coding sequence ATGACCAATTACAAAGTCAGTACTGGTGAGACCACCCACGGCGAGAATGGCGAGCACCACCTGGTCAAGGGAGAGCAGAGCGCCATGCGGCTATGGCACCGCGAAGAACCTGCAGATACCCAGGACAAGCAGCCGCATGCCAACGATTATGAAACCCTGGGATACGTGGTCAGTGGCCGCGTAGAACTGATGGTAGACGGTAAAACTTATTCATTAGAAGCGGGTGACTCCTACCTGGTTCCCCGTGGTAAGGAACACACCTACCGCGTCACGGAAACCCTGACGGCGGTAGAAGTCATCTCCCCCGCGCAGTAA
- a CDS encoding winged helix-turn-helix transcriptional regulator, giving the protein MNAAPPPMPEHPPEFCPVYRAIGILQEKWVLHIIRVLLQSEMGFNELARAAGGCNSATLTQRLEQLESLGIVSKRLEEGPTRLGRSVYSLTPAGRELQTVIDAIGDWATRQLPAAEPAH; this is encoded by the coding sequence ATGAATGCTGCTCCTCCTCCCATGCCGGAACACCCACCCGAGTTCTGCCCGGTCTACCGCGCCATCGGCATCTTGCAGGAAAAGTGGGTGCTGCACATCATTCGCGTGCTGCTGCAAAGTGAGATGGGCTTTAACGAACTGGCCCGCGCCGCTGGCGGCTGCAATAGTGCCACCTTGACCCAGCGGCTGGAACAGCTCGAAAGCCTGGGGATCGTCAGCAAGCGGCTAGAAGAGGGGCCGACGCGCCTGGGCCGCAGCGTTTATAGCCTGACACCCGCTGGCCGTGAGCTGCAGACCGTCATTGACGCTATTGGAGACTGGGCCACCCGCCAGTTGCCGGCGGCTGAGCCTGCCCACTGA
- a CDS encoding nitroreductase family protein, with protein sequence MTNVALPETDQAQAITDIIESRRSIRRFESGPIPEADLREMLRLAGLAPSAWNAQTWRFVVVQDPALKEQLQAAAYGQPQVTNAPAVIVVYSDMEDTLQTAEDTAHPGMGEAGRSQQRQTFDGAFGAQDVAQRGQWGLAQANIAFGFLMLAVRGLGYDGVPMLGFDPAKVRELLDLPEHVQFAGIYPVGKRAEEGFSHHRHSVDRVTTWK encoded by the coding sequence ATGACCAATGTTGCTCTTCCCGAAACCGACCAAGCTCAGGCCATCACCGACATCATTGAGAGCCGCCGCTCTATTCGCCGCTTTGAGTCGGGGCCGATTCCCGAAGCGGACCTGCGCGAGATGCTGCGCCTGGCTGGCTTGGCCCCTAGCGCCTGGAATGCCCAGACCTGGCGCTTTGTGGTAGTGCAGGACCCGGCCCTCAAAGAGCAGCTGCAGGCCGCTGCCTACGGCCAGCCACAGGTAACGAATGCCCCCGCTGTGATCGTGGTTTATTCCGACATGGAAGACACCCTCCAGACCGCCGAAGACACCGCCCACCCCGGCATGGGGGAAGCGGGCCGCAGCCAGCAGCGCCAGACCTTTGACGGTGCTTTTGGCGCGCAGGATGTCGCTCAGCGCGGTCAGTGGGGACTGGCTCAGGCCAATATCGCTTTTGGCTTCCTGATGCTGGCCGTCCGTGGCCTGGGCTACGACGGCGTGCCGATGCTGGGCTTTGACCCTGCCAAGGTCCGTGAACTGCTGGACCTGCCCGAGCACGTGCAGTTTGCCGGGATTTACCCGGTAGGCAAGCGCGCAGAAGAGGGTTTTTCCCACCACCGCCACAGCGTGGACCGCGTGACCACCTGGAAGTAA
- a CDS encoding MFS transporter, whose amino-acid sequence MATARPPALVFILIVALIDVIGIGLIIPVLPGLVKELAGSDAAGARMIGVLTAAYAVMQFLMAPILGRLSDRFGRRPVLLVATAGMALDYLVLYFAPSLWWLLLGRIIAGATGASITVINAYIADVSPPEQRAANFGKIGAMFGLGFILGPALGGLLGEYGLRTPFLFAAVISGISWLYGYFILPESLSPGKRSATWQWADLNPLKPLAALTTYPAVRNLTWVFILIGLAMQVIFSTWVLFTEAVLGWTPGQNGVALAVSGLLTAVVQGAMVGRFIAAYGERRTIL is encoded by the coding sequence ATGGCAACTGCACGCCCACCCGCCCTGGTTTTCATCCTGATCGTCGCCCTGATCGACGTGATCGGTATCGGTCTCATCATTCCGGTGTTGCCAGGGCTGGTCAAGGAACTGGCCGGGTCCGATGCGGCGGGGGCGCGTATGATCGGCGTCCTGACGGCAGCTTATGCGGTCATGCAGTTCCTGATGGCGCCTATTCTGGGACGCCTGAGTGACCGTTTCGGGCGGCGGCCTGTGCTGCTGGTCGCCACCGCAGGCATGGCACTGGACTACTTGGTGCTGTACTTTGCCCCCAGCCTCTGGTGGCTGCTGCTGGGACGGATCATTGCCGGGGCGACCGGAGCCAGCATCACGGTGATCAACGCTTATATCGCAGACGTGTCCCCACCAGAGCAGCGGGCCGCCAACTTCGGCAAAATCGGAGCGATGTTCGGCCTGGGCTTTATTTTGGGTCCGGCGCTGGGTGGTCTGTTGGGTGAATACGGCCTGCGGACTCCATTCCTGTTCGCCGCTGTGATTTCCGGGATCAGCTGGCTATACGGCTATTTCATCCTGCCCGAGTCGCTATCGCCCGGAAAACGCAGTGCCACCTGGCAGTGGGCCGACCTGAACCCGCTGAAGCCGCTTGCAGCCCTGACCACTTACCCAGCTGTGCGGAACCTCACCTGGGTCTTTATCCTGATCGGCCTGGCCATGCAGGTCATCTTCAGCACCTGGGTGCTGTTTACCGAGGCGGTGCTGGGCTGGACACCAGGACAAAACGGCGTGGCTCTGGCGGTGTCGGGACTCCTGACTGCAGTGGTGCAGGGCGCAATGGTAGGCCGCTTTATTGCCGCTTATGGCGAGCGCCGCACCATCCTGTGA
- a CDS encoding MFS transporter — MVEFILLAFATTAPLLWISLVIGALGGLAQPAIQGYISRQVSDSEQGRVQGAISSLNSLVGIVGPLLATSVFAAFTGQMAWLHFPGAAFAMGAVFMASGLVLVLRALRKNDALGGVK, encoded by the coding sequence TTGGTAGAGTTCATCTTGCTGGCCTTCGCCACCACGGCGCCGCTGCTGTGGATCTCGTTGGTGATCGGCGCGCTGGGCGGTCTGGCGCAGCCAGCCATCCAGGGCTATATCTCCCGCCAGGTGTCGGACAGTGAACAGGGACGGGTGCAGGGTGCCATCTCCAGCCTGAACAGTTTGGTCGGGATCGTCGGCCCGCTGCTGGCGACCAGTGTCTTTGCGGCATTTACCGGGCAGATGGCCTGGCTGCACTTCCCCGGTGCGGCTTTCGCAATGGGGGCTGTGTTCATGGCCTCGGGTCTGGTGCTGGTCCTGCGGGCGCTACGTAAGAACGATGCTCTGGGTGGGGTGAAGTAA
- the mqnE gene encoding aminofutalosine synthase MqnE, with translation MDWLRDPQLHPIAAKVEAGERLSFEEGLYLYQTRDLNGLMRLANLQKERLHGDKVYFVHSMRLEFTNICYVGCTFCAFAARKGEERAWDYSPAEVVQEVGRRYLPGITELHMSSGHHPNHPWEYYPEMVRGLRAAYPELQIKAFTAAEIKHLSKIARKPTLDVLRELQAAGLAAMPGGGAEIFAERVRRAVAKNKVKSDEWLSIHSEAHSLGMRTNATMLYGHIETLEERLDHMDRLRTLQDDSLTRFGGGFHAFIPLAFQPMGNTLAQNLGKTEYTTGLDDLRNLAVARIYLDNFPHIKGYWVMIGSELTQVSLDWGVSDIDGTIQEEHIAHAAGATSPMRLSEEGLIRMIQHADRLPVLRDAYYNELQQFPLRTEAAD, from the coding sequence ATGGATTGGCTGCGTGACCCCCAACTACATCCCATTGCCGCCAAAGTCGAGGCGGGTGAGCGCCTGTCGTTCGAAGAAGGACTGTACCTTTACCAGACCCGTGACCTGAACGGGCTGATGCGGCTGGCCAACCTACAAAAAGAGCGCCTGCACGGTGACAAAGTGTATTTCGTCCATTCCATGCGGCTGGAATTTACCAACATCTGCTATGTGGGCTGCACCTTTTGCGCTTTTGCGGCCCGCAAGGGCGAGGAGCGGGCCTGGGACTACTCGCCCGCCGAAGTGGTGCAGGAGGTGGGTCGCCGCTACCTGCCCGGCATCACCGAGCTGCACATGAGCAGCGGGCATCACCCCAACCATCCCTGGGAGTACTATCCCGAAATGGTGCGTGGGCTGCGGGCCGCCTACCCCGAATTGCAGATCAAGGCCTTTACCGCCGCCGAGATCAAGCACCTTTCCAAGATCGCGCGGAAACCCACCCTGGACGTGCTGCGCGAGTTGCAGGCAGCGGGACTGGCGGCCATGCCGGGCGGCGGCGCGGAAATCTTTGCTGAGCGGGTGCGCCGCGCCGTCGCCAAAAATAAGGTCAAGTCGGACGAGTGGCTGAGTATTCACTCGGAGGCGCACAGCCTGGGGATGCGGACCAACGCGACCATGCTGTACGGCCACATCGAGACGCTGGAGGAACGCCTGGACCATATGGACCGCCTGCGGACCCTGCAGGACGACAGCCTCACCCGCTTTGGCGGCGGCTTTCACGCTTTTATCCCGCTGGCTTTCCAGCCTATGGGGAATACCCTGGCACAGAACCTCGGCAAGACTGAATACACCACTGGCCTGGATGACCTGCGCAACCTGGCGGTGGCCCGCATCTACCTCGATAACTTCCCGCACATCAAGGGCTACTGGGTGATGATCGGCTCTGAGCTGACCCAGGTGTCGCTGGACTGGGGCGTGTCGGACATTGACGGCACCATTCAGGAGGAACACATCGCCCATGCTGCTGGCGCCACCAGTCCGATGCGCCTGAGTGAAGAAGGCTTGATCCGCATGATTCAGCACGCGGACCGCCTGCCGGTGCTGCGCGACGCCTACTACAACGAGTTGCAGCAATTTCCTCTCCGGACCGAAGCGGCGGACTAG
- a CDS encoding aminoglycoside phosphotransferase family protein: protein MTLHPDEIPTDTALVRQLLSAQFPQWAELPLRRVLSSGTDNVMYRLGGDLAVRLPRTEDASGQILKDWIWLPRLAPHLPCSISQPLELGQPSREYPLPWGIYRWLPGQTPQPGQDLRRVAVDLADFIRTLQAIDTAGAPRAGDENFGRGVPLIERDEYMRESIAQLPEDVDRAAVTSFWEAALTAPPWSGPPVWIHGDLQAGNPLVADGRLSAVIDFGTLAVGDPACELAVAWVLLDAPARAEFMNALKFSAADWQRARGWALSIAVIALPYYLHRSPAIAAASRRTIAEVLRPDGPG from the coding sequence ATGACCCTCCACCCAGACGAAATCCCCACCGATACCGCGCTGGTCCGGCAGTTGCTGTCGGCGCAGTTTCCGCAGTGGGCAGAGTTGCCGCTCCGGCGGGTGCTGAGCAGTGGCACCGACAATGTCATGTACCGCCTGGGGGGTGACTTGGCGGTGCGTTTGCCCCGGACCGAGGACGCCTCAGGACAGATTCTCAAGGACTGGATCTGGCTGCCCCGCCTGGCCCCGCACTTGCCTTGTTCCATCTCGCAACCGTTGGAACTGGGCCAGCCGAGCAGAGAATATCCGCTGCCCTGGGGTATTTACCGCTGGCTGCCAGGCCAGACCCCGCAGCCTGGTCAGGATCTGCGCCGGGTGGCCGTGGATCTGGCCGACTTTATCCGCACCCTGCAGGCGATAGATACGGCGGGTGCGCCCCGCGCCGGTGACGAGAACTTTGGGCGCGGTGTGCCCTTGATCGAACGGGACGAGTACATGCGTGAGAGCATCGCTCAGCTGCCAGAAGATGTAGACAGGGCAGCCGTCACGTCCTTCTGGGAGGCCGCCCTCACTGCTCCGCCCTGGTCGGGCCCACCCGTCTGGATTCACGGCGATCTGCAAGCGGGCAACCCTCTGGTCGCCGATGGACGTTTGAGCGCCGTGATTGACTTTGGCACCCTGGCGGTGGGTGATCCGGCCTGTGAACTGGCGGTCGCCTGGGTGCTCTTAGACGCTCCAGCTCGCGCCGAATTTATGAATGCCCTGAAGTTCAGTGCCGCTGATTGGCAGCGGGCACGGGGCTGGGCGCTGTCCATTGCGGTGATTGCCCTGCCGTATTACCTGCACCGCAGTCCGGCTATCGCTGCTGCGTCCCGGCGTACTATTGCCGAAGTATTACGTCCGGATGGTCCCGGCTGA
- a CDS encoding menaquinone biosynthetic enzyme MqnA/MqnD family protein, whose product MTAVSPLPPSYRAGWIHYTNVAPILDPLVLPPSVTAITGVPTRMNGALLRGEVDIANISVAEFIRHADRLAALPDFSVSVLGQVYSVNLFHTRPLPQLRRIALTSQSAASVALLEVLLRERGLSPELTRAEGEAQALLAQGFDGVLRIGDSALREWYGVAGPLTPEVSMTRLPHQRGGICVTDLSEEWYRLTGHPFVFAVWAFQKDAPPPPELLQAMRDARRQGIGQLGDISQRHAHKLSLPERVVQHYLWNFRYHLEGPDQRGLNEFAARMLPGHAPLEFLPW is encoded by the coding sequence GTGACTGCCGTTTCTCCACTCCCGCCCTCTTACCGCGCAGGCTGGATTCACTACACCAACGTCGCCCCGATCCTTGATCCGCTGGTGCTGCCGCCCAGCGTGACGGCGATCACGGGCGTACCGACCCGGATGAACGGCGCACTGCTGCGCGGCGAGGTAGACATCGCCAACATCAGCGTGGCTGAATTTATCCGTCATGCCGACCGCTTGGCGGCCTTGCCCGATTTCAGCGTCAGCGTGCTGGGGCAGGTGTATTCGGTCAACCTGTTTCATACCCGGCCTCTGCCGCAGCTGCGGCGCATCGCCCTGACCTCCCAAAGCGCGGCCAGCGTCGCGCTGCTGGAAGTGCTGCTGCGTGAACGCGGCCTCTCGCCCGAACTGACCCGCGCCGAGGGCGAGGCGCAGGCGTTGCTGGCTCAGGGCTTTGACGGGGTGCTCCGCATCGGGGACAGCGCCCTGCGTGAGTGGTATGGAGTGGCTGGGCCGCTCACGCCTGAAGTCAGCATGACCCGCTTGCCACATCAGCGCGGTGGGATCTGTGTCACCGATCTGTCCGAGGAATGGTATCGCTTGACCGGGCATCCGTTCGTGTTTGCTGTGTGGGCGTTCCAGAAGGACGCCCCGCCTCCGCCGGAGTTGCTGCAGGCCATGCGGGACGCCCGCCGTCAGGGCATCGGGCAGCTAGGCGACATCTCACAGCGGCATGCCCACAAGCTGAGCTTGCCTGAACGGGTGGTGCAGCACTACCTCTGGAATTTCCGCTATCACTTAGAAGGCCCAGATCAGCGCGGTCTGAATGAATTTGCCGCTCGGATGCTGCCCGGGCACGCTCCGCTGGAGTTTTTGCCCTGGTAA
- a CDS encoding NupC/NupG family nucleoside CNT transporter — MNDILWGIGGILGLLALAWAFSANRSAINWRTVLGALAIQLLFAFMVLFWEPGRSVLQAVSGGVQSVINNAYEGINFLFGNLTNGAAMDSVGFIFAFNVLPIIIFFSSLIAVLYYLGVMQWIIRLLGGALTKLLGTSEAESMSATANIFVGQTEAPLVVKPFLAGMTRSELFAVMVGGLASVAGSTLAGYAGLGVRLDYLIAASFMAAPAGLLMAKMLFPETERIQDYSGITGRPRATATVATPQGPVTLEQSAPATAREPEGMGADATHTTSNVDMDGGDTNVIDAAARGASEGMALALNVGAMLLAFIGLIALINLILGGIGGLFGYECLTVQLILGWLFAPLATLIGVPWSEAVQAGSFLGQKLVTNEFVAFIDFANALKEGSISPKVEAIVTFALCGFANFSSLGILLGGLGGMAPSRRPDIAQLGMRAIAAGVLANLMSGTIAGMLVALQGAGA; from the coding sequence ATGAACGACATTTTGTGGGGTATTGGGGGCATCTTGGGCCTGCTGGCACTGGCCTGGGCCTTTTCTGCCAATCGCAGCGCCATCAATTGGCGTACGGTGCTGGGCGCGCTGGCCATTCAGTTGCTGTTCGCATTTATGGTGCTGTTCTGGGAGCCGGGCCGCAGCGTATTGCAAGCAGTGTCTGGGGGAGTACAGAGCGTCATCAACAACGCCTACGAAGGCATCAATTTCCTGTTTGGCAATCTGACCAACGGTGCCGCTATGGACAGTGTGGGCTTTATCTTTGCCTTCAACGTCTTGCCGATCATCATTTTCTTCAGCTCGCTGATTGCCGTGCTGTATTACTTGGGCGTCATGCAGTGGATTATCCGCTTGCTGGGTGGGGCGCTGACCAAGCTGCTGGGCACCAGTGAAGCCGAGAGCATGTCGGCCACCGCCAACATCTTTGTGGGACAGACGGAAGCACCATTGGTCGTCAAACCTTTCCTGGCTGGAATGACCCGCTCGGAGCTGTTTGCGGTGATGGTGGGCGGTCTGGCCAGCGTGGCAGGGAGTACGCTGGCTGGTTACGCTGGTCTGGGTGTACGTTTGGACTACCTGATCGCCGCTTCCTTCATGGCCGCCCCTGCCGGTCTGCTGATGGCCAAGATGTTGTTTCCTGAAACCGAGCGTATCCAGGACTACTCTGGCATTACTGGCCGCCCCCGCGCCACGGCAACTGTAGCTACTCCTCAGGGACCAGTCACGCTAGAGCAGTCTGCGCCTGCTACGGCCCGTGAACCTGAGGGGATGGGCGCAGACGCTACCCACACCACGTCCAACGTGGATATGGACGGCGGCGACACCAACGTCATTGACGCTGCAGCCCGCGGCGCTTCCGAGGGGATGGCACTGGCGCTCAATGTAGGAGCCATGCTCCTGGCCTTCATCGGCCTGATTGCCCTAATCAACTTGATCCTGGGTGGAATTGGTGGTCTGTTCGGCTACGAGTGCCTGACGGTTCAGTTGATCCTAGGCTGGCTCTTCGCTCCCCTTGCCACACTAATCGGTGTGCCTTGGTCTGAGGCTGTTCAAGCAGGCAGTTTCCTGGGGCAGAAACTGGTGACCAACGAGTTCGTCGCCTTTATTGACTTCGCCAATGCCCTTAAAGAAGGCAGTATCTCGCCCAAGGTCGAGGCGATTGTGACCTTCGCGCTGTGCGGCTTTGCCAACTTCAGCTCACTGGGTATTTTGCTTGGCGGTCTAGGCGGCATGGCTCCCAGTCGCCGCCCTGATATCGCACAGTTGGGTATGCGCGCCATTGCTGCAGGCGTCCTGGCCAACCTGATGAGCGGAACCATTGCGGGAATGCTGGTGGCTCTACAAGGGGCTGGTGCCTGA
- a CDS encoding PPK2 family polyphosphate kinase, producing the protein MTSNNQALEINALKQIQVPSGKKVKLSDYPTDDFQLDGHRLDKEKTQEAHTALEEQLADWQEKLYAEGKQSLLIVLQARDAGGKDSTVGRVMDAFDPNGVNVVNFKQPTEPELAHDFLWRVHQQTPRRGMIAVFNRSHYEDVLVTRVHGLIDAQKTEQNLQHIVNFEQLLADSGTKIVKIYLHLSPAEQKERLLDRLNDPSKHWKFNPGDLKDRELWHEYTAAYEDAMTSSRDHAPWHVVPADHKWLRDHLISLILLRAFEEMNPSFPKAAFKASHYEIPEV; encoded by the coding sequence ATGACTTCCAATAACCAAGCCCTGGAGATCAATGCTCTGAAGCAGATCCAGGTTCCGTCCGGCAAAAAGGTCAAACTGAGCGACTATCCAACTGATGACTTCCAGCTGGATGGTCATCGCCTGGACAAGGAAAAAACCCAGGAAGCTCACACTGCACTTGAGGAACAGCTGGCTGACTGGCAGGAAAAGCTGTATGCCGAAGGCAAGCAGTCTCTGCTGATTGTTCTCCAGGCCCGTGACGCTGGCGGCAAGGACAGCACTGTGGGACGTGTGATGGATGCCTTTGATCCCAATGGCGTAAATGTCGTCAATTTCAAACAACCCACCGAGCCAGAGCTGGCGCATGATTTTCTGTGGCGTGTACATCAGCAGACTCCGCGGCGGGGAATGATCGCTGTGTTTAACCGCAGCCACTATGAAGATGTGCTGGTGACGCGTGTGCACGGGCTGATTGATGCCCAAAAGACCGAGCAGAACTTGCAGCACATCGTTAACTTCGAGCAGCTGCTGGCCGATTCCGGCACCAAGATCGTCAAAATCTACCTTCACCTCAGCCCAGCGGAACAGAAAGAGCGTCTACTTGACCGCCTGAACGATCCCAGCAAGCACTGGAAGTTCAACCCTGGCGATCTGAAAGACCGTGAGTTGTGGCACGAGTACACAGCTGCCTACGAAGACGCCATGACAAGTAGCCGTGACCATGCTCCGTGGCACGTGGTCCCCGCAGACCACAAGTGGTTGCGCGACCATCTCATCAGCCTGATTCTTCTTCGGGCTTTTGAGGAAATGAATCCCAGCTTCCCGAAAGCCGCATTCAAGGCCAGCCACTACGAAATCCCAGAGGTATAG